Proteins encoded in a region of the Vicia villosa cultivar HV-30 ecotype Madison, WI linkage group LG5, Vvil1.0, whole genome shotgun sequence genome:
- the LOC131605296 gene encoding glucan endo-1,3-beta-glucosidase-like, which produces MVFWFVFLMLIGLETTATAHSIGVCYGRVADNLPPADEVIDLFQSSGIGRMRIYDPDHATLQTLRGSNIELVIETRNEDIKSIAKSVSVATEWIQINILKYSQDVKFRYIVVGNEIDPINDETSNYVLLAMQNIFTALTSSNLQNKIKVSTAIQLNLLGSSYPPSSGAFDKSATPYITPIVKFLVDTKAPLLANVYTYFSYISDPTSIDISYALFTSQTVLRDGSIEYQNLFDATLGAIYAALKKVGGANLEVVVSESGWPSDGGVAASVENAQTYYENLIKHVSKGNPARPNQPLETYLFAMFDENQKGPAATERHFGLFSPDKQIKYQISELLKSDIDPSTSGSSSFTFKLDLIEEDTLLENDLLLDSEGIMDKRREDTARFWLNFRIKENMLIQKSRLSHLDRDFLEDPFSDTDIKEAVWGCEGTKSPGPNGFYFMFIEKFWSFLKEDFRRFLRNFHGGALLSKFITSSFLSLIPKFSNPFGLEDYRHICIVRQFLDDVLVAKELVDFTTKEKKECLLFKVDFEKAYDNFSWNLLRIMLHKFDFGDLWMKWSNMSILVNGSPTKEFLVEKGLRQGDMLSPFLFIIMAEALPIFVKRSMEFGDFVGININKKLRH; this is translated from the exons ATGGTTTTCTGGTTTGTGTTTCTCATGCTTATTGGGTTGGAGACAACCGCAACAG CACATTCAATTGGAGTATGTTATGGAAGAGTGGCTGACAATTTACCACCTGCGGATGAAGTAATAGACCTTTTCCAATCAAGTGGTATTGGAAGAATGAGAATATATGATCCTGATCATGCAACTTTGCAAACCCTAAGAGGCTCCAACATAGAACTTGTCATCGAGACCCGTAACGAAGACATTAAATCGATCGCCAAGAGCGTTTCCGTCGCTACTGAATGGATTCAAATCAATATACTAAAGTACTCTCAAGATGTCAAATTCAGATACATTGTGGTCGGGAACGAGATAGATCCTATTAACGACGAGACATCGAATTACGTTCTTCTTGCAATGCAGAATATTTTTACAGCACTCACATCTTCAAACCTACAGAATAAAATCAAGGTTTCAACCGCGATACAATTGAACTTGCTGGGAAGTTCCTATCCTCCATCTTCAGGAGCATTTGATAAATCTGCAACTCCTTATATAACTCCTATAGTTAAATTTCTTGTGGATACCAAAGCACCACTTCTTGCAAATGTGTACACTTATTTCAGCTACATAAGCGATCCAACTAGTATCGACATATCATACGCTTTATTCACTTCTCAAACTGTTCTAAGAGATGGAAGTATTGAGTATCAAAATCTATTCGATGCAACATTAGGGGCAATTTATGCAGCACTTAAGAAAGTTGGTGGTGCTAATTTGGAAGTAGTGGTATCAGAAAGTGGATGGCCTTCAGATGGTGGTGTTGCTGCATCAGTTGAGAATGCACAAACCTATTATGAGAATTTGATTAAGCATGTGTCTAAAGGGAATCCTGCTAGACCTAATCAACCATTAGAGACTTATTTGTTTGCCATGTTTGATGAAAATCAGAAAGGGCCAGCTGCAACGGAAAGACATTTTGGTTTGTTTAGTCCTGATAAACAAATTAAGTATCAAATTAGTGAATTACTTAAGTCTGATATTGATCCTTCTACTTCTGGAAGTTCCTCTTTTA CCTTTAAATTAGATTTAATCGAAGAGGACACTTTGTTAGAGAATGATTTGTTGTTGGATAGTGAGGGTATTATGGATAAGAGAAGGGAGGATACTGCTAGATTTTGGTTGAATTTTAGAATCAAGGAGAACATGCTTAttcaaaaatcgag GCTATCTCATTTAGATAGAGATTTTCTTGAGGATCCCTTTTCGGATACGGATATTAAGGAGGCAGTTTGGGGATGTGAAGGTACGAAAAGTCCAGGTCCGAATGGCTTCTACTTTATGTTCATTGAGAAATTTTGGTCATTTCTTAAGGAAGATTTCAGGCGTTTTCTTAGAAACTTTCATGGAGGGGCTTTACTTTCGAAATTTATCACTTCATCATTTTTGTCACTCATCCCAAAATTTTCCAATCCTTTTGGCTTGGAGGATTATAGGCATATTTGTATTGTTAG ACAATTTCTAGATGATGTTTTAGTTGCCAAAGAACTTGTGGATTTCACAACTAAGGAAAAGAAGGAATGTTTACTCTttaaggtggattttgagaaGGCTTATGACAATTTTAGTTGGAATTTGTTAAGAATCATGCTTCACAAATTTGATTTCGGGGATTTATGGATGAAGTGGAGCAACATGTCGATTTTGGTAAACGGTAGTCCTACCAAGGAGTTTTTGGTTGAGAAAGGGTTGAGACAAGGAGATATGTTATCTCCTTTTCTTTTCATTATTATGGCGGAAGCATTGCCTATTTTTGTTAAGAGGTCTATGGAGTTTGGAGATTTTGTAGGGATCAACATTAACAAAAAATTGCGGCATTGA